From one Bacteroidota bacterium genomic stretch:
- a CDS encoding methylated-DNA--[protein]-cysteine S-methyltransferase: MNNEENINYQRIADAINYIQNNFKTQPSLEEVAEKVHLSPYHFQRLFTEWAGTSPKKFLQYISIEYAKSLLKENQVTLFEAAFETGLSGTSRLHDLFINIEGMSPAEYKNGGKNLTINYSFAASPFGNIIVASTPKGICHIAFTDDEAQAFQILQSHFPNAQFNRHADAMQQNALFIFNHDWQKLPQIKLHLKGTDFQLKVWETLLKIPLGELSTYGKIAQQIDKPNAPRAVGTAIGDNPVAFLIPCHRVIQATGKLGGYMWGTTRKTAMIGWEASQINL; this comes from the coding sequence ATGAATAACGAAGAAAACATCAATTACCAACGCATAGCTGATGCCATTAACTATATACAAAACAATTTTAAAACACAACCTAGTTTAGAAGAAGTAGCAGAAAAAGTGCATTTAAGTCCCTACCATTTTCAACGACTTTTTACCGAATGGGCAGGCACCAGTCCTAAAAAGTTTTTACAGTATATAAGTATAGAGTATGCAAAAAGTTTATTGAAAGAAAATCAGGTTACTTTGTTTGAAGCAGCCTTTGAAACAGGTCTTTCTGGTACCAGCCGTTTGCACGATTTGTTTATAAACATAGAAGGGATGAGTCCGGCCGAATATAAAAATGGAGGTAAAAATTTAACCATTAATTACAGTTTTGCAGCAAGCCCCTTTGGTAATATAATAGTAGCTTCTACACCCAAAGGTATTTGCCATATAGCATTTACCGATGATGAAGCACAAGCTTTTCAAATATTACAAAGTCATTTTCCCAATGCACAGTTTAACCGACATGCCGATGCAATGCAACAAAATGCTTTGTTTATTTTTAACCACGATTGGCAAAAGTTGCCACAAATAAAATTGCATTTAAAAGGAACTGATTTTCAATTAAAAGTTTGGGAAACATTACTTAAAATACCATTGGGCGAGTTGTCAACCTACGGAAAAATAGCACAACAAATAGATAAGCCCAATGCCCCAAGAGCAGTGGGTACCGCCATTGGCGATAATCCAGTTGCTTTTTTAATACCTTGCCACCGAGTAATACAAGCAACAGGAAAGTTAGGTGGTTATATGTGGGGCACTACGCGTAAAACAGCTATGATAGGTTGGGAAGCATCGCAAATAAATTTATAA